A genome region from Bradyrhizobium commune includes the following:
- a CDS encoding LysR family transcriptional regulator: MEFGINLDQLHVFAVTVEEGSFSAAARRLNRSQSSVTYAIQKLEGTVGVPLFDRSGYRPDLTEAGRGLLPRARRVIETSAGFERQIRALREGIEPEVTMVVDAMFPMPSLFIVLSKFDQRFPTVQTRLYVESMGATVKTVLEGHADFGIVIDFANVSDELASVAMDAIELVPVTAPTHPLALMQRQSGETLQDEDLRDHLQLVLTDRSELTKGRDNGVVSVRTCRLADLGAKHAMLLAGMGWGNMPVHMVTSDLEAGRLVELVIARWPKHVRRPTIATAAVHRQDRPPGPAGSWLLEQLVGTGR, translated from the coding sequence ATGGAGTTCGGAATCAACCTTGATCAGTTGCACGTGTTCGCGGTCACGGTCGAGGAAGGGAGCTTTTCGGCGGCAGCCCGGCGGCTCAACCGCTCGCAGTCCTCCGTCACCTACGCAATCCAGAAGCTCGAAGGGACGGTCGGTGTCCCCCTGTTCGACCGCAGCGGATATCGGCCGGATCTAACCGAAGCCGGGCGTGGGCTCCTTCCACGTGCGCGCCGTGTCATCGAGACCAGCGCTGGCTTCGAGCGCCAGATACGCGCGCTGCGCGAGGGTATTGAGCCGGAAGTGACCATGGTCGTCGACGCGATGTTCCCGATGCCGTCCCTCTTCATCGTACTGTCGAAATTCGATCAGCGGTTCCCGACCGTGCAGACCCGGCTTTATGTCGAGTCCATGGGGGCGACCGTAAAGACCGTCCTGGAGGGTCACGCTGACTTTGGCATCGTCATCGACTTCGCCAACGTATCGGACGAGTTGGCGTCGGTAGCCATGGATGCGATCGAACTCGTTCCGGTCACTGCGCCCACGCATCCCTTGGCGCTGATGCAAAGGCAAAGCGGAGAGACACTGCAAGACGAAGACCTGCGCGACCACCTGCAGCTCGTGCTGACCGACCGCTCGGAACTGACGAAAGGCCGCGACAATGGTGTCGTGAGCGTACGCACCTGCCGCCTTGCGGACCTGGGCGCGAAGCATGCGATGCTCCTGGCCGGAATGGGCTGGGGTAATATGCCGGTGCACATGGTCACCAGCGACCTCGAGGCAGGTCGCCTTGTGGAACTGGTGATCGCGAGGTGGCCGAAACATGTGCGTCGTCCAACGATCGCGACCGCCGCTGTGCATCGACAGGACCGTCCTCCGGGACCAGCCGGCTCATGGCTGCTGGAGCAACTGGTTGGGACCGGAAGATGA
- a CDS encoding FMN-dependent NADH-azoreductase, producing MKILHVDTSITGPASVSRTLSAEVVRAQRLLHPDAEVTVRDLASEPIGHLSGAHLLAAQGTVPEQEAVRNDLSAGRGALEEFLAADTVVVGAPMYNFTIPSQLKAWIDRLAVPGATFRYTENGPVGLAGRKKVIVASSRGGFYGPGTAAEALDHQETYLRAIFSFMGVTDLTIVRAEGVALGEEARAKAIDGARSEIAGLAA from the coding sequence ATGAAAATACTGCATGTCGATACAAGCATTACCGGCCCCGCCTCGGTCAGCCGCACGCTCTCTGCCGAAGTCGTCCGTGCCCAACGGCTGTTGCACCCCGACGCCGAGGTGACTGTTCGGGACCTTGCATCAGAGCCGATCGGCCATCTCTCCGGCGCGCATCTTCTGGCTGCGCAGGGAACCGTGCCCGAGCAGGAGGCTGTTCGCAACGACCTTTCTGCAGGACGCGGCGCGTTGGAGGAATTTCTCGCGGCGGACACCGTCGTCGTGGGTGCGCCGATGTACAATTTCACCATTCCAAGCCAACTGAAGGCGTGGATCGATCGTCTCGCGGTGCCGGGCGCCACCTTCCGCTACACCGAAAACGGCCCCGTGGGCCTGGCCGGACGCAAGAAGGTCATCGTCGCCTCCTCCCGCGGTGGCTTCTACGGGCCGGGCACAGCCGCCGAGGCGCTCGACCATCAGGAGACGTACCTGCGCGCGATCTTTAGCTTCATGGGCGTGACCGACCTTACGATCGTGCGGGCGGAAGGTGTTGCGCTGGGCGAGGAGGCCCGGGCGAAAGCCATCGATGGCGCGCGCAGCGAGATCGCCGGTTTGGCGGCCTAG
- a CDS encoding NAD(P)H-dependent oxidoreductase, with protein MGLAGREKVSVASSRGGFYGPGTAAEAFDHQETYLRAIFGFMGVTDLTIVRAEGVALGEEARATAIDGARSEIAGLAA; from the coding sequence GTGGGCCTGGCCGGACGCGAGAAGGTCAGCGTCGCCTCCTCCCGCGGTGGCTTCTACGGGCCGGGCACAGCCGCCGAGGCGTTCGACCACCAGGAGACGTACCTGCGCGCGATCTTTGGCTTCATGGGCGTGACCGATCTTACGATCGTGCGGGCGGAAGGTGTAGCGCTGGGCGAGGAGGCCCGGGCGACCGCCATCGATGGCGCGCGCAGCGAGATCGCCGGTTTGGCGGCCTAG
- a CDS encoding pirin family protein — MTNRSVLSIRTPRREHIGSLETRFALGDPIDHAYDPFLTLSHHGPQFFGPNNQGMPFSDHPHSGFETVTFILEGALVHTDSGGHRRTVEKGGVQWMTAGAGVVHNEQVPPDFFRTGGLLEVIQLWINLPSRLKMTPPAYIGVQAEGLPSVPLAGGGGKLHLVSGEYAGAVAPIRSITGMFMSQADLVAGGRVELPAPRGRTVLLYVVHGEVTVGGRSATGGDLIGFADDGDAIAVEALSDAILLFGHGDPIREPVVARGPFVMNTEAEIDQAYSDFRAGLFGEPPSVAEIA; from the coding sequence ATGACGAATCGCAGCGTTCTCTCCATCCGTACGCCCCGTCGCGAGCATATTGGCTCTCTCGAGACCCGTTTCGCGCTCGGCGATCCGATCGACCATGCCTACGACCCCTTCCTGACTTTAAGCCATCATGGCCCGCAGTTCTTCGGTCCGAACAACCAGGGCATGCCGTTCAGCGACCATCCCCATAGCGGCTTCGAAACCGTGACCTTCATCCTCGAAGGCGCGCTGGTTCACACCGACTCTGGCGGGCATCGGCGCACCGTCGAGAAGGGGGGCGTGCAGTGGATGACGGCGGGCGCCGGCGTGGTCCACAATGAGCAGGTCCCGCCAGACTTCTTTCGAACAGGCGGGCTGCTGGAGGTGATCCAGCTCTGGATCAACTTGCCATCGCGGCTGAAAATGACTCCGCCTGCCTATATCGGCGTTCAGGCCGAGGGTCTGCCTTCAGTGCCCCTGGCAGGCGGGGGTGGGAAGCTACATCTGGTCTCCGGCGAATATGCGGGCGCAGTCGCCCCGATACGCTCGATTACCGGCATGTTCATGTCCCAGGCAGATCTTGTTGCCGGCGGGCGGGTTGAACTACCCGCGCCACGCGGCCGCACTGTCCTCCTCTATGTGGTGCACGGCGAAGTGACGGTCGGCGGTCGGTCGGCGACTGGGGGCGACCTGATAGGTTTCGCTGACGATGGCGATGCGATCGCAGTCGAAGCGCTCTCCGACGCCATTCTCCTTTTCGGCCATGGCGATCCGATCCGCGAGCCTGTCGTGGCGCGTGGGCCGTTCGTTATGAACACCGAGGCGGAAATCGATCAAGCCTATAGCGATTTCCGCGCAGGCTTGTTCGGAGAGCCGCCGTCCGTCGCCGAGATCGCTTGA
- a CDS encoding SDR family NAD(P)-dependent oxidoreductase: MVGRLSDKTAIVTGAGSGIGRATAIRFAEEGAVVIASGLSEGLEETADLCRAKGAVALAVVADVSRSGSGEVILDAANNVSRCPNVLVNNVGIAGTTAVYDTTDEEFDRIFDINLKSVLRISRPFLLLCRSQEAPGSIINISSVQGILGFQNNASYAATKAGVIGLSRQMAHDCAAFNVRVNVVAPGIIEPPRTEARLRDPAFRKFSVQSTPLGRAGRADEVAAACLFLASDEASFITGQVLAVDGGASATVFRS, translated from the coding sequence ATGGTAGGTAGGCTTTCTGACAAGACAGCCATCGTCACTGGCGCGGGTTCGGGTATTGGCCGCGCGACCGCTATTCGTTTCGCTGAGGAAGGAGCAGTTGTAATCGCTTCGGGTCTCTCTGAGGGTCTCGAAGAGACCGCCGATCTGTGCAGAGCGAAAGGCGCCGTTGCCCTGGCCGTGGTCGCCGATGTCAGCCGGAGCGGTTCGGGGGAGGTCATACTTGACGCTGCCAACAATGTCTCCCGGTGTCCCAATGTGTTGGTGAATAATGTCGGTATCGCCGGCACGACCGCAGTCTACGATACGACGGACGAGGAGTTCGACCGCATCTTCGACATCAATCTCAAGAGCGTGCTGCGTATTTCTCGCCCATTTTTGCTGCTGTGTCGTTCCCAAGAGGCGCCAGGGTCGATCATCAACATATCCTCGGTGCAGGGCATTCTTGGATTTCAAAACAACGCATCCTATGCAGCGACCAAGGCTGGTGTCATAGGCTTGAGCAGGCAGATGGCCCACGATTGCGCCGCGTTCAATGTTCGGGTGAATGTGGTTGCACCCGGGATCATTGAACCGCCGCGGACTGAAGCCCGTCTGCGCGATCCAGCCTTCAGAAAATTTTCTGTTCAATCGACGCCGCTAGGCCGCGCCGGCCGTGCGGATGAGGTTGCCGCAGCATGCCTTTTCCTTGCCAGCGATGAAGCGAGTTTCATCACGGGTCAGGTACTCGCGGTAGACGGCGGGGCGTCGGCAACCGTGTTCCGTTCCTAG